The Anastrepha ludens isolate Willacy chromosome 2, idAnaLude1.1, whole genome shotgun sequence genome contains a region encoding:
- the LOC128869873 gene encoding neurofibromin isoform X5, with amino-acid sequence MAIQKPGEWANSLLARFEDQLLNKIGPHSTQARISQDQLSACLIHISRYRFSLVISGLTKMLQRVNETSFQNRHDSERCYVESLVIILTTLERCLANQTKDTARFEEAMNVKLLLREISQFIDVQSDNNPNAAQLKAIASKVLFALSQNHFSAVFNRISARIQELTTCSDENPDYCDIELIQHIDMDINKLTKLLQEFLFHETVSKSRSKKAPPLILLHSLEKAIWNWIEYHPHEFQDLQRGITTKEISGCWEALLEFVEAYKLENKKNKTTVWPLQMLLLILNPSCLEATVNELQQSEKEKDKEKYKDKDKSSSTQPSAQATRDKEQSAKQFIEGVKRGLGPHSPSKQVTEYAAIACVKLCKASTYVNINDSNNVIFKLVQYVINDLKALLFNPVKPFSRGQAYNYADIELMIDCWVSLFRINPHNIDTLKVCLNLSSPQAYHFVIVCSLLRLTHIHVDFRLQNKNPFRTINQPLLPWWPETNVVHYRSAELRALFTDTLNKATQGYIAHTPLRMITSLTLKSKDTQKGLARSEEGPAHKMLLLLMVRLIHADPTLLLNTQGKVAHEMQSSSLELINGLVSLVHQPTMPDVAQEAMEALLALHSFDKIELWNPQAPMNCFWDVSSQVLFSISQKLIQHQIANYTDVLKWMREILICRNSYLQRHKKYALVGHELQICRQARIKLEVVFFMYLWSVDLDAVLTSLSCFGLLCQESDILLTADDAATVLPVANYQIYQDLTQLANSAADTRICFYETNGNAFSRLTLQRRMMNLLRKIEHCVDGVQTAWEETFRNWEITSKVLQTYPKCKTDDTQAELFHRGVGKRRASHQSSEHDLEEHITEWANMTWFLLTLGGVCLQKRLAARWKQMQQQNNAATAGSSSGLPGGPGNLLQAHNNLAQSQSTLAASGSMSSISSIPAVSLYSLYSCSTSSGRGSLLHPSTISLSTIVPAPQQDLQYCPVTQFIGQLLRLLVCNNEKIGLNIQKNVKELIGEEMTPQLYPILFDQIRSIVEKFFDQQGQVNVTEINTLFIENVIYIMKSILDPKSAKDPNNEQAATSEYLSVTSIEGMMLGIVRYVRHLDMTVFAIRTKTKLCTLVEVMMKRRDDLAFRQEMKFRNKLVEYLTDWVMGTTHQIAPSTSADPASTNTSTIFRDLDQACMEAVAALLRGLPLQPEESDRGDLMDAKSALFLKYFTLFMNLLNDCIDSSEAEKELNNPPLLPPRPPVAGGKLTALRNSTIQAMSNLLGANIDSGLMHSIDLGYNPDLQTRAAFMEVLTQILQQGTEFDTLAETVLADRFEQLVQLVTMISDKGELPIAMALANVVTTSQMDELARVLVTLFDAKHLLSPLLWNMFYREVEISECMSTLFRGNSLGSKIMAFCFKIYGASYLQNLLEPLIRPLLDDPNTSYEVDPARLEPGEDLERNKENLMALTKRFFEAILNSVDRFPSQLRSMCHCLYQVLSKRFPTVLQTNIGAVGTVIFLRFINPAIVSPQELGIVGRQVPASVKRGLMLMSKILQNIANHVEFSKEQHMVSFNDFLRTRFEQGRHFFVQIASDCETVDQTSHSMSFISDANVLALHRLLWTHQERIGDYLSSSRDHKAVGRRPFDKMATLLAYLGPPEHKPVDSHMMFSSYARWSSIDMSSTNFEEIMVKHQMHEKEEFKTLKSMNIFYQAGTSKSGYPVFYYIARRYKIGETNGDLLIYHVILTLKPFCHSPFEVVIDFTHTCSDNRFRTEFLQKWFYVLPAVAYENVFAVYIYNCNSWVREYTKFHDRILAPLKGNRKLLFLDSPNKLNEFIDTEQQKLPGATLSLDEDLKVFSNALKLSHKDTKVAIKVGPTALQITSAEKTKVLAHSVLLNDVYYASEIEEVCLVDDNQFTLSITNESGQLSFIHNDCDNIVQAIIHIRNRWELSQPDSVTVHQKIRPKDVPGTLLNMALLNLGSSDPNLRTAAYNLLCALTASFDLKIEGQLLETQGLCIPSNNTIFIKSVSEKLATNEPHLTLEFLEECIQGFQRSTIELKHLCLEYMTPWLKNLVKFCKSNDDAKKLKVSQILDKLICVTIEQKEMYPSVQAKIWGSIGQIPELIDMVLDNFLHKSITYGLGSPQVEIMADTAVALASANVLLVSKKIITRMCRVMDKTCTNPTQYLEQHMMWDDIAILARYLLMLSFNNCLDVATHLPYLFHIITFLVCSGSVSMRASTHGLVINIIHSLCTCTKPSFSEEAQRVLRLSLDEFSLSKFYLLFGISKVKSAAVTAFRSSCRHPSDKWLGNERVSQPLPADRERLSLPSLEVIADALLEIMEACMRDVPDSQWLQTWTSLSRSFAFCYNPALQPRALIVYGCISKSVTDQEVKQLLRILVKALESFSDIILIEALVMCLTRIQPLLRPESPIHRALFWVAISVLQLDEVALYGAGLALLEQNLHTLKSQGCFEHDGIADVMMNTREKLEWHFKQLDHAVGLSFRSNFHFALVGHLLKGFRHPTPTTVSRTSRVLTMLLGIVAKPLRRDKFEVTPDSVAYLTALVAVSEEVRSRCHVKHAIPRWPADLSIMENGETALNGNQNTLGMPLSRRQKSWDILDQSALQFARHHKGPTHQERGSRSSVSNESNVLLDPEVLSDLSTQALVLTVLATLVKYSTDENETRVLYQYLAEGSVVFPKVFPVIHSLLDQKINNILSVSHDQVVLNSVQSIIQNMLASEDPSQQQLHFLQSCGFGGLWRFAGPFTKYIMMGESSELFVNCLEAMVETCLPGDETVPVPPSPRPYNLSSSLSSLTLGSPTDKAFSSESLDHDNFGGSVSSLRRASCSKARAKHRITDSPSH; translated from the exons CTCCTTAATAAAATTGGGCCACATAGCACACAAGCGCGCATCAGCCAAGATCAGTTGAGCGCTTGTCTCATACATATTTCTCGTTATCGCTTCTCACTGGTTATATCCGGGCTCACGAAAATGTTGCAACGTGTTAACGAAAcg TCCTTCCAAAATCGTCACGACTCCGAACGTTGTTATGTCGAATCGCTTGTTATCATACTTACCACCCTCGAGCGCTGCTTAGCCAATCAGACCAAAGATACTGCACGCTTTGAGGAGGCaatgaatgtaaaattattgctacgCGAAATTTCACAATTTATCGATGTGCAGAGTGACAACAATCCGAATGCAGCACAACTGAAAGCCATCGCCTCGAAGGTGCTTTTCGCACTCTCACAAAATCATTTCTCGGCAGTATTCAATCGTATTTCGGCGCGCATACAAGAGTTGACCACATGTTCGGACGAGAATCCCGACTATTGTGACATTGAATTGATACAACACATCGATATGGACATAAATAAATTGACGAAACTTCTGCAAG AATTTCTTTTCCACGAAACAGTGTCCAAGTCAAGGTCGAAGAAAGCACCACCACTCATATTGCTGCACTCATTGGAGAAGGCCATTTGGAATTGGATCGAATATCATCCACATGAGTTTCAAGATTTGCAACGTGGCATCACGACCAAGGAAATATCTGG TTGTTGGGAAGCTTTGTTGGAATTCGTGGAGGCGTACAAATTAGAGAATAAGAAGAATAAAACCACTGTATGGCCACTGCAAATGCTGTTGCTCATATTAAATCCT AGCTGTTTAGAAGCCACCGTCAATGAATTACAACAATCCGAAAAGGAGAAggacaaagaaaaatacaaagataaagataaatcaTCATCTACGCAACCATCAGCCCAAGCGACACGTGATAAAGAGCAATCAGCCAAGCAGTTCATTGAAGGTGTTAAGCGCGGCTTGGGCCCACATTCGCCCTCCAAACAAGTAACTGAATATGCCGCCATTGCTTGCGTGAAGCTGTGCAAAGCTTCAACCTATGTGAATATCAACGATTCGAATAATGTGATCTTTAAGCTTGTGCAGTATGTTATTAATGATTTAAAAGCATTACTCTTCAATCCGGTAAAACCGTTTTCGCGCGGACAAGCATACAATTATGCCGATATCGAGTTGATGATCGATTGCTGGGTTTCCTTGTTTCGCATTAACCCACATAATATTGACACACTGAAAGTGTGCCTGAATCTTTCGTCACCGCAAGCATATCACTTTGTCATCGTGTGCTCTTTGTTACG ATTGACGCACATCCATGTGGATTTTCGGCTGCAGAACAAAAATCCTTTTCGTACTATTAATCAACCTTTGCTCCCCTGGTGGCCTGAAACGAATGTGGTGCATTATCGGTCCGCAGAGTTGCGTGCACTCTTCACCGACACACTGAATAAGGCCACACAGGGTTACATCGCCCACACGCCCTTGCGTATGATTACTTCGTTAACGCTGAAATCAAAAGATACACAAAAAGGCTTAGCACGCTCTGAAGAGGGACCTGCACACAAAATGCTACTGCTGCTCATGGTTCGACTCATACATGCCGATCCGACGCTGCTATTGAAT ACCCAAGGCAAAGTGGCACATGAAATGCAAAGCTCCTCGCTCGAACTCATCAATGGTCTTGTGAGTCTCGTACACCAACCCACCATGCCCGATGTAGCTCAGGAAGCTATGGAGGCGCTCCTCGCTTTGCACTCTTTCGACAAAATCGAACTGTGGAATCCGCAAGCGCCAATGAATTGCTTTTGGGATGTTAGCTCGCAAGTGCTTTtctccatttcgcaaaagcttATTCAGCACCAGATCGCCAACTACACGGACGTGCTGAAATGGATGCGTGAGATATTAATTTGTCGCAATTCCTATCTGCAGCGACACAAAAAGTATGCGCTGGTCGGTCATGAGTTGCAGATTTGTCGGCAGGCGCGCATCAAATTGGAAGTGGTGTTTTTTATGTACCTGTGGTCGGTGGACTTGGATGCTGTTCTGACGTCACTTTCCTGCTTTGGCTTGCTGTGCCAGGAGTCGGATATTCTGCTGACGGCAGATGATGCGGCGACTGTTTTGCCCGTCGCCAATTATCAAATTTATCAGGATTTGACGCAGCTGGCAAACT CGGCAGCTGATACACGTATCTGCTTCTACGAAACTAATGGAAATGCATTTA GCCGCCTTACTCTACAACGACGCATGATGAATTTGCTGCGGAAAATCGAGCACTGTGTGGATGGAGTGCAAACTGCGTGGGAGGAGACCTTCAG AAACTGGGAAATCACCAGCAAAGTGCTGCAAACGTATCCCAAATGTAAAACAGACGATACTCAAGCTGAGCTCTTCCATCGCGGTGTGGGCAAACGTCGCGCAAGCCATCAAAGCTCGGAGCATGATTTGGAGGAGCACATCACCGAATGGGCTAACATGACTTGGTTCCTACTAACGCTTGGTGGTGTTTGTCTGCAGAAGCGTTTGGCAGCGCGTTGGAAGCAAATGCAACAGCAAAATAATGCCGCAACTGCTGGCTCAAGTAGCGGCTTACCTGGTGGTCCGGGCAATCTCCTACAAGCGCACAACAACTTGGCACAGTCACAGAGCACTTTAGCGGCATCGGGTAGCATGAGTTCTATCTCCTCGATACCAGCTGTCTCGCTCTACTCGCTCTACTCATGCTCCACCAGTTCCGGGCGTGGCTCACTACTGCATCCAAGTACTATTTCATTGTCTACAATAGTGCCTGCGCCTCAACAAGATTTGCAATACTGCCCGGTGACACA ATTCATTGGTCAACTGTTACGTTTGTTAGTGTGTAACAATGAGAAAATCGGATTGAATatacagaaaaatgtgaaagagTTGATTGGTGAGGAAATGACCCCACAACTTTATCCAATACTCTTCGATCAGATACGTTCAATCGTCGAGAAGTTTTTCGATCAACAGGGACAGGTGAACGTCACCGAAATCAATACTTTATTCATCGAAAATGTTATTTATATCATGAAATCCATATTGGATCCCAAATCTGCCAAAGATCCGAACAACGAACAAGCAGCAACTTCAGAGTACCTGAGCGTGACGAGCATCGAAGGCATGATGCTGGGCATTGTGCGCTATGTGCGTCATCTGGATATGACCGTTTTCGCGATACGTACCAAGACGAAACTGTGCACATTGGTAGAGGTAATGATGAAACGGCGTGACGATTTGGCATTCCGGCAGGAAATGAAATTTCGCAATAAATTGGTGGAGTACTTGACAGATTGGGTTATGGGCACCACACATCAGATAGCACCCTCGACCTCAGCCGATCCGGCGTCCACAAA CACCTCTACAATATTCCGTGACCTAGATCAAGCCTGTATGGAAGCTGTAGCGGCTTTGCTACGCGGTCTGCCACTGCAACCAGAAGAGTCTGATCGCGGTGATTTGATGGATGCCAAGAGCGCGCTATTTCTCAA atattttacacttttcatgAACCTCCTAAACGACTGCATTGATAGCTCCGAGGCCGAGAAGGAGCTGAACAATCCACCACTACTCCCACCGCGTCCACCCGTAGCCGGTGGCAAGCTTACTGCTTTGCGCAATTCTACCATACAAGCCATGTCCAATCTGCTGGGTGCCAATATAGACTCGGGTCTTATGCATTCCATTGATTTGGGCTACAATCCTGATTTACAAACGCGTGCCGCATTCATGGAGGTGCTCACACAGATCTTGCAACAGGGCACTGAGTTTGATACGCTCGCCGAAACGGTATTAGCTGATCGTTTTGAGCAGCTAGTGCAGTTGGTTACAATGATAAGCGATAAGGGTGAGCTGCCTATTGCTATGGCGCTGGCTAATGTGGTAACCACTTCGCAAATGGATGAGTTAGCACGTGTGCTGGTCACACTGTTCGATGCCAAGCATTTGCTGTCACCTCTACTGTGGAACATGTTCTATCGCGAAGTGGAGATATCCGAATGCATGTCGACCCTGTTTCGTGGCAATTCGCTTGGCAGTAAAATAATGGCATTCTGCTTTAAAATTTACGGTGCGAGTTACTTACAAAATTTGTTGGAGCCGTTAATACGGCCATTGCTCGATGACCCGAATACCAGCTATGAGGTGGATCCGGCGCG ACTTGAGCCCGGCGAAGATTTGGAGCGCAATAAAGAGAATCTAATGGCATTAACCAAACGCTTCTTTGAAGCAATACTCAATTCAGTTGATCGATTTCCCTCACAGTTGCGTTCTATGTGCCACTGCCTCTATCAGGTATTAAGCAAACGTTTTCCTACTGTGCTGCAAACCAATATCGGCGCGGTGGGCACTGTTATCTTTCTGCGTTTCATTAATCCAGCAATTG TTTCACCACAAGAACTCGGCATTGTTGGACGCCAAGTGCCGGCTTCGGTAAAGCGCGGTCTTATGTTGATgtcgaaaatattgcaaaatattgcTAATCATGTGGAATTCTCTAAAGAACAACACATGGTGTCGTTCAACGATTTTCTACGCACACGCTTTGAACAGGGACGCCACTTTTTCGTGCAAATCGCTTCAGATTGCGAGACGGTGGATCAGACCTCTCACAGCATGAGTTTTATCTCAGATGCCAATGTGTTGGCGCTACATCGTCTGCTATGGACGCATCAGGAGCGCATTGGTGACTATTTATCAAGTAGTCGTGATCACAAGGCGGTAGGCAGACGCCCGTTCGATAAGATGGCTACATTGCTTGCTTATCTGGGGCCGCCAGAGCATAAGCCCGTGGATTCGCA CATGATGTTCTCATCATATGCACGCTGGAGCTCCATTGACATGTCCTCTACGAACTTCGAAGAAATCATGGTGAAGCATCAAATGCACGAAAAGGAAGAATTCAAAACTTTGAAATCGATGAATATCTTCTATCAAGCGGGCACAAGCAAATCTGGATATCCAGTATTTTACTACATTGCAAGGCGTTACAA AATTGGCGAAACCAATGGTGATCTGCTCATCTATCATGTCATTCTTACGCTCAAACCATTTTGCCACTCGCCATTTGAAGTGGTCATCGATTTCACCCACACCTGTTCGGATAATCGCTTTCGTACAGAGTTTCTGCAGAAATGGTTTTATGTGCTGCCAGCAGTTGCTTACGAAAACGTTTTTGCTGTTTATATTTACAATTGCAATTCGTGGGTGCGcgaatataccaaatttcacgATCGCATACTAGCGCCATTAAAG GGCAACCGGAAACTATTGTTCCTAGACTCACCGAACAAACTGAATGAATTCATCGATACCGAACAACAGAAACTGCCAGGTGCCACACTGTCACTGGATGAAGACTTAAAGGTCTTCAGTAATGCACTCAAATTGAGTCACAAGGATACGAAAGTCGCCATAAAAGTCGGTCCAACTGCTTTGCAAATTACTTCAGCTGAGAAAACCAAAGTATTGGCGCATTCAGTGCTACTCAACGATGTCTATTATGCATCGGAAATTGAGGAAGTTTGTTTGGTGGACGATAATCAATTTACGCTGTCCATTACCAACGAAAGCGGCCAGCTAAGTTTCATACACAACGATTGTGACAACATTGTACAGGCCATAATACATATACGAAATCGCTGGGAGTTAAGTCAACCCGACTCAGTGACGGTGCATCAGAAAATACGCCCCAAGGATGTGCCAGGCACACTCCTCAATATGGCATTACTTAATCTTGGTTCCTCTGATCCGAATTTGCGTACAGCTGCTTACAATTTACTATGTGCGCTTACCGCTTCCTTCGATCTGAAAATCGAAGGGCAGCTGCTGGAAACGCAAGGTCTATGCATACCCTCAAATAATACTATTTTCATCAAGTCTGTCAGTGAGAAATTGGCCACCAATGAGCCACATTTGACACTCGAGTTTCTGGAGGAGTGTATACAAGGTTTTCAGCGTAGCACAATTGAGTTGAAGCATTTATGCTTGGAATATATGACGCCATGGTTGAAGAATCTAGTGAAATTCTGTAAATCCAACGATGACGCCAAGAAACTAAAAGTGTCGCAGATTTTAGATAAACTGATTTGTGTCACCATTGAACAGAAGGAAATGTATCCTTCGGTGCAGGCAAAGATTTGGGGTTCCATTGGGCAAATACCCGAGCTCATCGATATGGTGCTCGATAACTTCCTCCACAAATCCATCACTTATGGCTTGGGTTCGCCCCAAGTGGAAATTATGGCTGACACAGCGGTGGCGCTGGCTTCGGCCAATGTGCTGTTGGTCTCGAAGAAGATAATAACGCGCATGTGCCGCGTCATGGATAAGACTTGTACGAATCCAACACAGTACCTGGAACAGCACATGATGTGGGATGATATCGCCATACTCGCGCGCTACTTGCTCATGTTGTCGTTCAACAATTGTCTCGACGTCGCCACACATCTGCCATATCTATTTCATATTATCACCTTTTTG GTGTGCTCCGGTTCGGTGTCAATGCGCGCCTCCACCCACGGTCTCGTTATCAACATCATTCATTCACTGTGTACCTGCACTAAACCGTCTTTCTCTGAGGAAGCTCAACGTGTGCTTCGGCTCTCGCTTGATGAATTCTCTCTATCCAAATTCTATTTACTCTTCGGTATAAGCAAAGTAAAGTCGGCCGCTGTGACTGCCTTCCGTTCCAGTTGCCGCCACCCATCCGACAAATGGTTGGGCAATGAGCGTGTATCTCAACCGTTACCAGCTGATCGTGAGCGTCTATCTCTGCCTTCACTCGAAGTGATCGCCGATGCGTTGCTGGAAATAATGGAGGCCTGCATGCGCGATGTGCCAGACAGCCAATGGCTGCAGACGTGGACATCGTTGTCGCGCAGTTTTGCTTTCTGCTACAATCCAGCACTGCAGCCGCGCGCGCTCATAGTTTACGGTTGTATTAGCAAGAGTGTTACCGATCAGGAAGTGAAGCAATTGTTGCGCATACTAGTAAAGGCGTTGGAGTCATTCAGCGACATTATACTTATTGAGGCATTGGTGATGTGCTTGACACGCATACAACCGCTACTGAGACCT GAATCGCCCATACATCGCGCCTTGTTCTGGGTCGCAATATCCGTATTGCAGCTGGACGAAGTGGCATTGTATGGCGCCGGTCTTGCGTTGCTCGAACAAAATCTGCATACACTTAAGTCGCAGGGTTGCTTCGAGCACGATGGCATTGCCGATGTTATGATGAACACACGCGAGAAATTGGAATGGCATTTTAAACAATTAGATCATGCGGTTGGCCTGTCGTTTCGCAGCAACTTTCATTTTGCGCTAGTCGGTCATTTACTCAAA GGGTTCCGTCATCCCACGCCAACAACCGTGTCACGCACCTCGCGCGTGCTCACCATGCTGTTGGGCATTGTCGCCAAACCTTTGCGTCGTGATAAATTTGAAGTGACACCGGATAGCGTTGCCTATTTGACGGCGTTGGTGGCTGTTTCGGAGGAGGTGCGCTCACGCTGCCACGTCAAGCACGCCATACCACGCTGGCCCGCCGACCTGAGCATTATGGAAAATGGCGAAACGGCCTTAAATGGCAATCAGAAT acACTTGGCATGCCGCTATCACGACGTCAGAAGTCATGGGACATTCTTGATCAGTCTGCTTTGCAATTCGCTCGCCATCATAAAGGACCAACACATCAG GAACGTGGTTCACGTTCATCCGTCTCCAATGAGTCGAATGTGCTACTGGACCCTGAAGTACTCTCCGATTTGTCCACACAAGCATTGGTGCTGACTGTTTTGGCCACATTGGTGAAATATTCGACGGATGAGAATGAGACGCGCGTGCTCTATCAGTACCTGGCCGAAGGTTCGG